The Amblyomma americanum isolate KBUSLIRL-KWMA chromosome 3, ASM5285725v1, whole genome shotgun sequence genome window below encodes:
- the LOC144123176 gene encoding uncharacterized protein LOC144123176: MEQENKTDDGHSPEKSSDNKGTPEGTSVKSVDGNEQETTLLCGTKDAIQTNDSEMPSTSATKPHRASKDAAARRGKVRSSISAQSGGTPDAVALETMATGDDLTPDISGSDSMSSVASMDSSVEIRKKGKKPKRSGKKSRKRRQEGGRGTVVVINRTNILRDPFYVCVGRPFPNDEEEAAPEPNPGCEADKVVAYVTSTTVDGCASAAIEKTELIKEKAMLDAVLRDLIELLELHSVRQEKSDAEAGQPNGLIGAYLEKKGDHFSKHENMNPNVTVACRNEREAIHPNIPVLDANLAHQEHPSPVRKQAMNEGHPPQCIVTDEVRQGMMNNSQINQDNTCGHDQRPASSGTAAAFEHRKAAMQEHTFNTATSVLKVYEAPFAIFSMSLTDSSDRNQPAPSKDSSGYLGGSETEPVRSKPDDDDNGFLDMAFGAGSFTEDYGLGQLPSDGENPSSPTTVGGGCNTGCLNNLLRPITMVSKYIQTDCWDGPASESSFSEVVRQTSHHKSSTKILQRPCSMQISVPQRRAATGGGSGGSSSAEELEKIFAAYSPPSKPGGKDASGRADLKKGMLRDRNFNLPSSAEGGADTAPPSTPAGVAQQCAFGGGSQAVTMVEEGPAK, encoded by the coding sequence ATGGAGCAGGAAAACAAGACTGACGACGGCCATTCGCCCGAGAAGTCGTCTGACAACAAAGGCACGCCTGAGGGCACGTCTGTGAAGTCTGTGGACGGAAACGAGCAGGAGACGACGCTTCTCTGCGGGACCAAAGATGCAATACAAACTAACGACAGCGAGATGCCCAGCACGTCGGCGACGAAGCCGCATCGAGCGTCCAAGGACGCAGCTGCCAGGCGCGGTAAAGTCAGGAGTTCAATTTCGGCACAGAGCGGCGGCACTCCGGACGCGGTCGCATTAGAGACTATGGCGACCGGTGACGACCTCACGCCCGACATCAGCGGAAGCGACTCCATGAGCAGCGTAGCGAGCATGGACAGCAGCGTTGAGATACGGAAGAAAGGCAAGAAGCCGAAGCGCTCTGGGAAGAAAAGTCGTAAGCGTAGGCAAGAAGGCGGTCGTGGCACCGTGGTAGTTATAAACCGGACTAACATCCTGCGCGACCCGTTCTACGTATGCGTCGGCCGGCCGTTCCCGAACGATGAGGAAGAGGCTGCACCGGAACCGAACCCAGGATGTGAAGCGGACAAAGTGGTCGCGTACGTCACCTCTACCACTGTTGACGGCTGTGCGAGCGCCGCCATCGAAAAGACCGAACTGATAAAGGAAAAGGCCATGCTAGACGCCGTCCTGAGGGATCTCATCGAACTTCTCGAACTTCATTCTGTCAGGCAGGAAAAGAGTGACGCAGAAGCGGGACAACCGAACGGCTTGATTGGGGCTTATCTAGAAAAGAAGGGCGACCATTTTTCTAAGCACGAGAACATGAACCCGAACGTCACAGTCGCGTGTCGGAATGAGAGAGAAGCGATTCACCCTAACATTCCAGTCCTCGATGCAAACTTGGCGCACCAAGAACATCCCAGTCCAGTCAGGAAGCAAGCAATGAATGAAGGACACCCACCGCAATGTATCGTCACCGATGAAGTGAGGCAGGGTATGATGAACAACAGTCAGATAAACCAGGACAACACATGCGGCCACGACCAGCGCCCGGCAAGTTCTGGCACAGCAGCTGCTTTCGAACACCGCAAGGCAGCGATGCAAGAGCACACGTTCAACACAGCCACCTCCGTCTTGAAGGTTTATGAGGCACCGTTCGCAATCTTCAGCATGAGCCTGACTGACTCCAGCGACCGCAATCAGCCCGCACCGTCCAAGGACAGCTCGGGCTACCTGGGCGGATCGGAAACCGAGCCCGTCCGCTCAAAACCCGACGACGATGACAATGGATTCCTGGACATGGCCTTCGGCGCGGGCTCTTTCACTGAAGACTACGGCCTCGGCCAATTGCCGTCGGACGGAGAGAACCCGTCTTCGCCAACGACGGTAGGCGGTGGCTGCAATACCGGCTGCTTGAACAACCTCCTACGGCCCATCACGATGGTCTCCAAGTACATCCAAACTGACTGCTGGGACGGCCCCGCTTCAGAGTCATCTTTCTCGGAGGTGGTGCGCCAGACTTCCCACCACAAGAGCTCGACCAAGATTCTGCAAAGGCCCTGCTCAATGCAAATCTCGGTACCCCAGCGCCGAGCGGCCaccggcggcggctccggcggctCCAGCTCGGCTGAGGAGTTGGAGAAGATATTCGCCGCGTATTCACCTCCTTCGAAGCCGGGCGGGAAAGACGCATCTGGAAGAGCAGACTTGAAGAAGGGGATGCTGCGTGACCGCAACTTCAACCTGCCCTCCTCGGCCGAAGGTGGAGCCGACACTGCGCCACCTTCGACGCCCGCTGGTGTCGCGCAACAGTGTGCCTTTGGTGGTGGCAGCCAGGCAGTGACGATGGTTGAAGAAGGGCCTGCAAAGTGA